The proteins below are encoded in one region of Halichoerus grypus chromosome X, mHalGry1.hap1.1, whole genome shotgun sequence:
- the IL3RA gene encoding interleukin-3 receptor subunit alpha isoform X2, with amino-acid sequence MALVWLTVFLTSVCGLLQTEEDPNLPIKNLRMEPGERRLTWDLHGNVSEILCFINSKLITKAIDNNRHCQFRVLPLCEVKNFTISLTKGPPFLMGIQYPLQEGNPGAAAQRLDCWVHDVDFLTCSWEVGREAPSDVQYRLYWQELRTHREQECPHYETDDRGKHVRCHFNDVSRLPKQLQILVRGTSHGARIPCLDRSVELSEIERLSPPNITATCNKSYSMMEWKASSHVNLRFEYELQIQKGSDPAYTEKLQENFFQIHNPGNYMARLKVKGFFRNTWSEWSVPQYFVCDLGEDSQRPYWLLTALVLLGTLLVPGLAVVLCGRYSVLQKLFPPIPHMKDPITDNLQSSKLVAWEASRASREDCPVAEVQVLGEM; translated from the exons ATGGCCTTGGTGTGGCTCACGGTGTTCCTGACGTCTGTCTGCGGTCTGCTGCAAACGGAGGAAG ATCCCAATTTACCGATTAAGAACCTAAGGATGGAGCCGGGAGAAAGGAGATTGACCTGGGACCTCCATggaaatgtttctgaaattctgTGTTTCATAAATTCAAAACTTATCACTAAG gccaTCGACAACAATCGTCACTGCCAGTTCCGCGTACTTCCCTTATGTGAAGTGAAAAACTTCACCATCTCCTTGACCAAAGGCCCACCGTTCTTGATGGGGATTCAGTATCCTCTGCAAG AAGGAAACCCTGGGGCGGCCGCACAACGTCTGGACTGCTGGGTGCACGACGTGGACTTCCTGACGTGcagctgggaggtgggcagggaggcccCCAGTGACGTCCAGTATCGCTTGTACTGGCAGGAGCTGAG GACCCACAGGGAGCAGGAGTGTCCACATTACGAAACGGATGATCGGGGGAAACACGTCCGGTGTCATTTCAATGATGTGTCCAGATTGCCGAAACAGCTCCAGATCCTGGTGAGAGGCACAAGCCATGGCGCCAGGATCCCCTGCTTGGACCGTTCTGTCGAATTATCAGAAATTG AGAGATTAAGTCCACCCAATATCACTGCAACGTGTAACAAATCATATTCGATGATGGAATGGAAAGCGTCAAGCCACGTCAATCTCAGATTTGAGTATGAACTTCAAATACAAAAG GGCAGCGATCCCGCCTACACAGAGAAG CTCCAGGAAAACTTCTTCCAGATTCACAATCCCGGGAACTACATGGCGAGACTAAAGGTGAAAGGTTTCTTCCGCAACACGTGGAGCGAGTGGAGTGTCCCCCAGTACTTTG TGTGCGACCTCGGGGAGGACTCGCAGCGGCCCTACTGGCTGTTGACCGCGCTGGTCTTGCTGGGAACACTGCTGGTCCCGGGGCTCGCGGTCGTGCTGTGTGGAAG GTACTCAGTGTTGCAGAAGCTCTTCCCCCCTATCCCTCACATGAAGGACCCCATCACCGACAACCTTCAGAGCAGCAAGTTG GTGGCCTGGGAGGCCAGCAGAGCAAGCCGGGAGGACTGCCCGGTGGCGGAGGTGCAGGTTTTGGGGGAGATGTGA
- the SLC25A6 gene encoding ADP/ATP translocase 3, which produces MTEQAISFAKDFLAGGIAAAISKTAVAPIERVKLLLQVQHASKQIAADKQYKGIVDCIVRIPKEQGALSFWRGNLANVIRYFPTQALNFAFKDKYKQIFLGGVDKHTQFWRYFAGNLASGGAAGATSLCFVYPLDFARTRLAADVGKSGTEREFKGLGDCLVKITKSDGVRGLYQGFSVSVQGIIIYRAAYFGVYDTAKGMLPDPKNTHIVVSWMIAQTVTAVAGVVSYPFDTVRRRMMMQSGRKRADIMYKGTIDCWRKIFKDEGGKAFFKGAWSNVLRGMGGAFVLVLYDELKKVI; this is translated from the exons ATGACGGAGCAGGCCATCTCCTTCGCCAAGGACTTCCTGGCTGGAGGCATCGCGGCCGCCATCTCCAAGACGGCCGTGGCCCCGATCGAGCGGGTCAAGCTGCTGCTGCAG GTGCAGCACGCCAGCAAGCAGATCGCCGCCGACAAGCAGTACAAGGGCATCGTGGACTGCATCGTGCGCATCCCCAAAGAGCAGGGCGCGCTGTCCTTCTGGAGGGGCAACCTGGCCAACGTCATCCGCTACTTCCCCACGCAAGCGCTCAACTTCGCCTTCAAGGATAAGTATAAGCAGATCTTCCTGGGGGGCGTCGACAAGCACACGCAGTTCTGGAGGTACTTCGCCGGCAACCTGGCGTCGGGCGGGGCCGCGGGAGCCACCTCGCTCTGCTTCGTGTACCCCCTGGATTTCGCCAGAACGCGTCTGGCCGCCGACGTGGGCAAGTCCGGCACCGAGCGGGAGTTCAAGGGCCTGGGAGACTGTCTGGTGAAGATCACCAAGTCCGACGGCGTCCGGGGCTTGTACCAGGGTTTCAGCGTGTCCGTGCAGGGCATCATCATCTACCGGGCGGCGTACTTTGGCGTGTACGACACAGCCAAAG GCATGCTCCCGGACCCCAAGAACACCCACATCGTGGTGAGCTGGATGATCGCCCAGACCGTGACGGCCGTGGCCGGCGTGGTCTCCTACCCCTTCGACACTGTGCGGCGGCGCATGATGATGCAGTCGGGGCGCAAACGAG CGGACATCATGTACAAGGGGACGATCGACTGCTGGCGGAAGATCTTCAAAGATGAAGGGGGCAAGGCCTTTTTCAAGGGCGCGTGGTCCAACGTCCTGAGGGGTATGGGGGGCGCGTTTGTGCTGGTCCTGTACGATGAGCTGAAGAAGGTCATCTAG
- the IL3RA gene encoding interleukin-3 receptor subunit alpha isoform X1, with amino-acid sequence MCTTGRWTESGTRPPCRGSHIAMALVWLTVFLTSVCGLLQTEEDPNLPIKNLRMEPGERRLTWDLHGNVSEILCFINSKLITKAIDNNRHCQFRVLPLCEVKNFTISLTKGPPFLMGIQYPLQEGNPGAAAQRLDCWVHDVDFLTCSWEVGREAPSDVQYRLYWQELRTHREQECPHYETDDRGKHVRCHFNDVSRLPKQLQILVRGTSHGARIPCLDRSVELSEIERLSPPNITATCNKSYSMMEWKASSHVNLRFEYELQIQKGSDPAYTEKLQENFFQIHNPGNYMARLKVKGFFRNTWSEWSVPQYFVCDLGEDSQRPYWLLTALVLLGTLLVPGLAVVLCGRYSVLQKLFPPIPHMKDPITDNLQSSKLVAWEASRASREDCPVAEVQVLGEM; translated from the exons ATGTGCACAACAGGCAGATGGACAGAAAGTGG CACACGCCCTCCCTGCCGTGGGAGCCACATCGCTATGGCCTTGGTGTGGCTCACGGTGTTCCTGACGTCTGTCTGCGGTCTGCTGCAAACGGAGGAAG ATCCCAATTTACCGATTAAGAACCTAAGGATGGAGCCGGGAGAAAGGAGATTGACCTGGGACCTCCATggaaatgtttctgaaattctgTGTTTCATAAATTCAAAACTTATCACTAAG gccaTCGACAACAATCGTCACTGCCAGTTCCGCGTACTTCCCTTATGTGAAGTGAAAAACTTCACCATCTCCTTGACCAAAGGCCCACCGTTCTTGATGGGGATTCAGTATCCTCTGCAAG AAGGAAACCCTGGGGCGGCCGCACAACGTCTGGACTGCTGGGTGCACGACGTGGACTTCCTGACGTGcagctgggaggtgggcagggaggcccCCAGTGACGTCCAGTATCGCTTGTACTGGCAGGAGCTGAG GACCCACAGGGAGCAGGAGTGTCCACATTACGAAACGGATGATCGGGGGAAACACGTCCGGTGTCATTTCAATGATGTGTCCAGATTGCCGAAACAGCTCCAGATCCTGGTGAGAGGCACAAGCCATGGCGCCAGGATCCCCTGCTTGGACCGTTCTGTCGAATTATCAGAAATTG AGAGATTAAGTCCACCCAATATCACTGCAACGTGTAACAAATCATATTCGATGATGGAATGGAAAGCGTCAAGCCACGTCAATCTCAGATTTGAGTATGAACTTCAAATACAAAAG GGCAGCGATCCCGCCTACACAGAGAAG CTCCAGGAAAACTTCTTCCAGATTCACAATCCCGGGAACTACATGGCGAGACTAAAGGTGAAAGGTTTCTTCCGCAACACGTGGAGCGAGTGGAGTGTCCCCCAGTACTTTG TGTGCGACCTCGGGGAGGACTCGCAGCGGCCCTACTGGCTGTTGACCGCGCTGGTCTTGCTGGGAACACTGCTGGTCCCGGGGCTCGCGGTCGTGCTGTGTGGAAG GTACTCAGTGTTGCAGAAGCTCTTCCCCCCTATCCCTCACATGAAGGACCCCATCACCGACAACCTTCAGAGCAGCAAGTTG GTGGCCTGGGAGGCCAGCAGAGCAAGCCGGGAGGACTGCCCGGTGGCGGAGGTGCAGGTTTTGGGGGAGATGTGA